One region of Aurantimonas sp. HBX-1 genomic DNA includes:
- the murJ gene encoding murein biosynthesis integral membrane protein MurJ has protein sequence MSLLSKFATVGGATLVSRIFGFGREMMMASALGVGPVADAFNLAFRFPNLFRRLFAEGAFNAAFIPLFARSLEEEGETGARGFASEVYSTLFTVLVTLTVVAMIFMPFLVKTIIAPGLAVCIDDPAAGGDVLSCAARYDLTVTLSRIMFPYLACMSLMAMVSGILNAFRRFFAAAAAPTLLNFVLIGVLVWCQYAGADKATIGFLMSWGVLFAGFAQLAMVVVAMRMAGFGVALRRPRWTRGLKRLLVLAGPAALIGGITQINLFVGQAVASFKPGAVSILQYADRPYQLPLGMVGIAIGVVLLPELARALKAGHLREAQHTQNRSLEFALFLTLPAAVALFIIPEPIIRVIYERGAFDPTATPAVAAVLGIFALGLPAFVMIKVFSPGYFARENTRTPMYVTLFSAGVNIALSLALFPLLAEQGIAWATTIAGWLNAGLLFAGLYRKGLWEVDRQLVRRATLTLLCSLAMGAALVGAMLELDDWLRPESPLTTQILAIGILVASAMAIYFGLALATGAADRRLLFAVLKRRRPSTPARGPDEGSA, from the coding sequence ATGAGCCTTCTTTCCAAGTTTGCGACGGTCGGCGGCGCGACGCTGGTCTCCCGGATCTTCGGCTTCGGCCGCGAGATGATGATGGCTTCGGCGCTCGGCGTCGGGCCGGTCGCGGACGCGTTCAACCTCGCCTTCCGCTTCCCCAACCTGTTCCGCCGGCTGTTCGCCGAGGGCGCCTTCAACGCCGCCTTCATCCCGCTCTTCGCGCGCTCGCTGGAGGAGGAGGGCGAAACCGGCGCCAGAGGGTTTGCCAGCGAAGTCTATTCCACCCTTTTCACGGTGCTGGTGACGCTGACCGTCGTCGCGATGATCTTCATGCCGTTCCTGGTGAAGACCATCATCGCGCCCGGCCTTGCCGTCTGCATCGACGATCCCGCCGCCGGCGGCGACGTCCTGTCCTGCGCGGCGCGCTACGACCTGACGGTCACGCTGTCGCGCATCATGTTTCCCTATCTCGCCTGCATGTCGCTGATGGCGATGGTCAGCGGCATCCTCAACGCCTTCCGGCGCTTCTTTGCCGCCGCCGCGGCGCCGACGCTGCTGAACTTCGTGCTGATCGGGGTTCTCGTCTGGTGCCAGTACGCCGGGGCCGACAAGGCGACGATAGGCTTCCTGATGAGCTGGGGCGTGCTGTTCGCGGGCTTCGCCCAGCTGGCGATGGTCGTCGTTGCCATGCGCATGGCCGGCTTCGGCGTCGCGCTCCGACGGCCGCGCTGGACCAGGGGGCTGAAGCGGCTGCTGGTGCTGGCCGGCCCCGCCGCGCTGATCGGCGGCATCACCCAGATCAACCTGTTCGTCGGCCAGGCCGTCGCCTCGTTCAAGCCGGGGGCGGTGTCGATCCTGCAATATGCCGACCGGCCGTACCAGCTGCCGCTCGGCATGGTCGGCATCGCCATCGGCGTGGTGCTGCTGCCGGAGCTCGCCCGTGCCTTGAAGGCCGGGCATCTGCGCGAGGCCCAGCACACCCAGAACCGAAGTCTGGAATTCGCGCTGTTCCTGACGCTGCCGGCGGCCGTCGCCCTGTTCATCATTCCCGAGCCGATCATCCGGGTGATCTACGAGCGCGGTGCCTTCGATCCCACCGCGACGCCTGCCGTCGCCGCCGTGCTCGGCATCTTCGCCCTCGGCCTTCCGGCCTTCGTCATGATCAAGGTCTTCTCGCCCGGCTATTTCGCCCGCGAGAACACGCGGACGCCGATGTACGTGACGCTGTTCTCGGCCGGGGTGAACATCGCTTTGTCGCTGGCGCTGTTTCCCCTGCTCGCCGAGCAGGGCATCGCCTGGGCGACCACCATCGCCGGCTGGCTGAACGCCGGGCTGCTCTTCGCCGGGCTCTACCGCAAGGGCCTGTGGGAGGTCGACCGGCAGCTGGTCAGGCGGGCGACCCTGACGCTTCTCTGTTCGCTGGCGATGGGTGCCGCGCTCGTCGGCGCGATGCTGGAGCTGGACGACTGGCTGCGGCCGGAAAGCCCGCTGACGACGCAGATCCTGGCGATCGGCATCCTCGTCGCCTCGGCCATGGCGATCTATTTCGGCCTGGCGCTGGCCACCGGCGCCGCAGACCGCCGGCTGCTTTTCGCGGTGCTGAAGCGGCGCCGGCCGTCGACGCCCGCCCGCGGCCCCGATGAAGGCAGCGCTTGA
- a CDS encoding [protein-PII] uridylyltransferase has translation MSLTEARALPAKHPVPAEVDEVDLAGILDVETLRAALGAIAAGDGAAGASPAARREILALLKQTVADARSAIEEALFADGSGLLCARRLAAVQDVVVREIHDYAIRHVFQTSNLSAGERMAVVAVGGYGRGTLAPGSDIDLLFVLPYKQTALGEQVAEYLLYMLWDMGFKVGHASRTVDECIKLARADFTIRTSILERWLVAGDVDLFAELGKRFDAEVVAGTSEEFIAAKLAEREARHAKSGNTRYLVEPNVKEGKGGLRDLHTLFWIAKYHYRVTTTEALVEAGVFSRREWRLFAKAEDFLWAVRCHMHFATGKAEERLSFDLQPEIAKRLGYNTHPGLKDVERFMKHYFLIAKDVGDLTRIFCAALEEEHAKDVPGLKGFVRSLRGRARKIPGTLDFHIDNNRINVTGPNVFRDDPVNLIRIFRLAAMHQLEYHPDALKLIRRSLRLVDAALRENRDANSLFLDVLTDRVDPALHLGRMNEAGVLGRFIPDFGRIVAMMQFNMYHHYTVDEHLLRTIGTLSKIEHGHLSDELPLSTGFMTTLKDRTPLYVALLLHDIAKGRPADHSVAGARIARELCPRLGLDERETDLVAWLVEDHLLMSMTAQQRDLTDRKTILDFAEKVRTLDRLKLLTVLTVCDIRAVGPGVWNGWKGQLLRTLYLETEPTLTGGFTQSSRSERLARARLRLAERLSSWPDAGREAYLDLHYPNYFLTTPLEDQLRHADFVRAASDGRPLSTAVRTDRFHGITEIMVLAPDHPRLLSLLAGACAGAGANIADAQIFTMSDGRALDVMLLNREFESDDDELRRAERICDNIERLLQGREVPANLLAHRKPSRGTRLFSLPPRIRIDNDLSNQFTVIEVEGLDRPGLLSDITGAISDLNLDIRSAHISTYGEKVVDVFYVTDLIGTKITSETRAERIEARLKAVFDNPEGEVSSLVTMSSPRAFGMPAR, from the coding sequence ATGTCGTTGACCGAGGCGAGAGCTCTTCCCGCCAAGCATCCGGTTCCGGCGGAGGTCGACGAAGTCGATCTCGCCGGCATCCTCGATGTCGAGACGCTGCGCGCCGCGCTCGGCGCCATCGCCGCCGGCGACGGCGCGGCCGGCGCTTCGCCTGCGGCCCGGCGCGAGATCCTCGCGCTCCTGAAGCAGACTGTCGCGGATGCCCGTTCGGCCATCGAGGAAGCGCTGTTTGCGGACGGCAGCGGCCTGCTCTGCGCTCGCCGCCTCGCCGCGGTCCAGGATGTCGTGGTCCGCGAGATCCACGACTACGCGATCCGGCACGTGTTCCAGACGTCCAATCTCAGCGCGGGAGAGCGGATGGCGGTCGTGGCGGTCGGCGGTTACGGCCGCGGAACCCTCGCCCCCGGCTCCGACATCGACCTGTTGTTCGTGCTGCCCTACAAGCAGACGGCGCTCGGGGAGCAGGTAGCGGAGTACCTGCTCTACATGCTGTGGGACATGGGCTTCAAGGTCGGCCACGCCTCGCGCACTGTCGACGAGTGCATCAAGCTGGCGCGCGCCGACTTCACCATCCGCACCTCGATCCTGGAACGCTGGCTGGTCGCCGGCGACGTGGACCTGTTTGCCGAACTGGGGAAGCGGTTCGACGCCGAAGTCGTCGCCGGCACCAGCGAGGAATTCATCGCCGCCAAGCTCGCCGAGCGCGAGGCCCGCCATGCCAAGAGCGGCAATACCCGCTATCTGGTCGAGCCGAACGTCAAGGAAGGCAAGGGCGGGCTGCGCGACCTGCACACGCTGTTCTGGATCGCCAAGTACCACTACCGGGTCACCACCACGGAGGCGCTGGTCGAGGCGGGGGTGTTCTCGCGGCGCGAATGGCGGCTGTTCGCCAAGGCGGAGGACTTCCTCTGGGCGGTGCGCTGCCACATGCACTTCGCCACCGGCAAGGCCGAGGAGCGGCTGTCCTTCGACCTGCAGCCGGAGATCGCCAAGCGCCTCGGCTACAACACCCATCCGGGCTTGAAGGACGTCGAGCGCTTCATGAAGCACTACTTCCTGATCGCCAAGGACGTTGGTGATCTGACGCGCATCTTCTGCGCGGCGCTGGAGGAGGAGCACGCCAAGGACGTTCCCGGCCTGAAGGGCTTCGTGCGCAGCCTGCGCGGCCGCGCCCGCAAGATCCCCGGCACGCTCGACTTCCACATCGACAACAACCGCATCAACGTCACCGGGCCGAACGTCTTCCGCGACGATCCGGTCAACCTCATCCGGATCTTCCGCCTCGCGGCGATGCACCAGCTCGAATACCATCCGGACGCGCTGAAGCTGATCCGCCGCTCGCTGCGCCTCGTCGATGCCGCGCTGCGCGAGAATCGCGACGCCAACAGCCTGTTCCTCGACGTCCTCACCGACCGGGTCGATCCGGCGCTGCATCTGGGACGGATGAACGAGGCCGGCGTGCTCGGCCGGTTCATCCCCGATTTCGGCCGCATCGTCGCGATGATGCAGTTCAACATGTACCACCACTACACGGTGGACGAGCATCTGCTGCGGACGATCGGCACGCTGTCGAAGATCGAGCACGGCCATCTCTCCGACGAGCTGCCGCTGTCGACCGGCTTCATGACGACGCTGAAGGACCGCACGCCGCTCTACGTCGCGCTGCTCCTGCACGACATCGCCAAGGGCCGGCCGGCGGACCACTCAGTCGCCGGCGCCAGGATCGCCCGTGAGCTCTGCCCGCGGCTCGGCCTCGACGAGCGCGAGACCGACCTGGTGGCCTGGCTGGTCGAGGACCACCTGCTGATGTCGATGACCGCGCAGCAGCGCGACCTCACCGACCGCAAGACCATTCTCGACTTCGCCGAGAAGGTCCGCACGCTCGACCGGCTGAAACTCCTCACCGTGCTGACCGTCTGCGACATCCGGGCGGTCGGCCCGGGCGTGTGGAACGGCTGGAAGGGACAGCTGCTGCGCACGCTCTACCTGGAGACCGAGCCGACGCTCACCGGCGGCTTCACCCAGTCGTCGCGCAGCGAGCGGCTCGCGCGCGCCCGCCTGCGCCTCGCCGAGCGGCTGTCCTCATGGCCGGACGCCGGACGCGAGGCCTATCTCGACCTGCATTATCCCAATTATTTCCTCACCACGCCGCTCGAGGACCAGCTGCGCCACGCCGACTTCGTCCGCGCGGCGTCGGACGGCCGGCCGCTCTCGACGGCGGTGCGCACCGACCGCTTCCACGGCATCACCGAGATCATGGTGCTGGCCCCCGACCATCCGCGGCTGCTGTCGCTGCTGGCCGGCGCCTGCGCCGGTGCCGGCGCCAACATCGCCGACGCGCAGATCTTCACCATGTCGGACGGGCGGGCCCTCGACGTCATGCTGCTGAACCGCGAGTTCGAGTCCGACGACGACGAACTGCGCCGCGCCGAGCGGATCTGCGACAACATCGAGCGCCTGCTGCAGGGGCGCGAGGTGCCGGCCAACCTGCTCGCCCACCGCAAGCCGTCGCGGGGCACGCGGCTGTTCAGCCTGCCGCCGCGGATCCGCATCGACAACGACCTGTCGAACCAGTTCACCGTCATCGAGGTCGAGGGGCTGGACCGGCCCGGCCTGTTGTCGGACATCACCGGCGCCATCTCCGATCTCAACCTGGACATTCGCTCGGCCCACATCTCCACCTATGGCGAGAAGGTGGTCGACGTCTTCTACGTGACCGACCTGATCGGCACCAAGATCACCTCCGAGACCCGCGCCGAGCGAATCGAGGCACGGCTGAAGGCGGTATTCGACAATCCCGAGGGTGAGGTCTCCTCGCTGGTCACCATGTCCTCGCCGCGCGCCTTCGGCATGCCCGCCCGATGA
- the mutS gene encoding DNA mismatch repair protein MutS — protein sequence MTIDRDAAPTPMMAQYIEIKAANPDCLLFYRMGDFYELFFDDAAEASRALGIALTKRGKHQGADIPMAGVPVVSADEYLQRLIGLGHRVAVCEQIEDPAEARKRGAKSVVRRDVVRLVTPGTITEEALLDPGRPNFLMALARLGGSGDNAAYALAWTDLSTGTFRLAESGRAQLEADIAAIEPSEIVVAEPVFHDAALQPLFRRYGRRIQPEPQALFDGTTAEERVCRFFGVATLEGFGGFGRAELSAAAALIAYLGKTQMAARPGLQRPERIVAGSLMQIDPATRASLELTRTISGKRQGSLLSAIDRTRTGAGARLLAGRLAAPLTDPAAIRERHASVGWFVDAASLRQRLREALAGLPDIERALSRLSLGRGGPRDLAAIRDGLDAAMAVGALLGDELPPELAAHRQALAALPGALRDELSQMLADQVPLQRRDGGFVREGALPALDEARTLREDARRVVAELQGRYAAETGIRNLRIKHNNVLGYFIEVGDAQGRALVGVADFVHRQTMASAMRFSTAELAELESRIAGAAAEALRLELECFDRLAGQVDAAADTLRQGAAALAVIDVSAALAELAVADDWVAPVVDDSLAFFVECGRHPVVEAALKAGSGQPFVANDCDLSPPADGGAGAIWLITGPNMGGKSTFLRQNALIAVLAQVGSYVPATRAHIGVVDRLFSRVGASDDLAEGRSTFMVEMVETAAILNQAGERALVILDEIGRGTATYDGLSIAFAAVEHLHEVNRCRALFATHFHEMTALAARLSRMRNATMRVKEWEGDVVFLHEVKPGVADRSYGIQVAKLAGLPPSVVERARHVLEELEKGEQAGRRTALVDDLPLFSATMRRAEAPAPVAAPVSDALARLDPDALSPREALEALYQLKALAGSAPR from the coding sequence ATGACGATCGACAGGGACGCGGCCCCGACGCCGATGATGGCGCAATATATCGAGATCAAGGCGGCCAATCCCGATTGCCTGCTGTTCTACCGCATGGGCGACTTCTACGAGCTGTTCTTCGACGATGCCGCCGAAGCCTCGCGCGCCCTCGGCATCGCGCTGACCAAGCGCGGCAAGCACCAGGGCGCCGACATCCCGATGGCCGGCGTGCCGGTGGTCTCGGCCGACGAATATCTGCAGCGCCTGATCGGCCTCGGCCACCGCGTCGCCGTCTGCGAACAGATCGAGGACCCGGCGGAAGCCCGCAAGCGCGGCGCGAAGTCGGTGGTGCGGCGCGACGTCGTGCGGCTGGTGACGCCCGGCACCATCACCGAGGAAGCGCTGCTCGATCCGGGCCGGCCGAACTTCCTGATGGCGCTGGCACGCCTCGGCGGCAGCGGCGACAACGCCGCCTACGCGCTCGCCTGGACCGATCTTTCGACCGGCACGTTCCGCCTCGCCGAATCCGGCCGCGCGCAGCTCGAGGCCGACATCGCAGCGATCGAGCCCTCCGAGATCGTCGTCGCCGAACCGGTGTTCCACGACGCGGCGCTGCAGCCGCTGTTCCGGCGCTACGGGCGGCGGATCCAGCCGGAGCCGCAGGCGCTGTTCGACGGCACCACCGCCGAGGAGCGGGTCTGCCGCTTCTTCGGCGTGGCGACGCTGGAGGGCTTCGGCGGCTTCGGCCGCGCCGAACTCTCTGCGGCGGCTGCGCTGATCGCCTATCTCGGCAAGACCCAGATGGCGGCCCGTCCCGGCCTGCAGCGGCCGGAGCGTATCGTCGCCGGCTCGCTGATGCAGATCGACCCGGCGACCCGCGCCTCGCTGGAACTCACCCGCACGATTTCCGGCAAGCGGCAGGGCAGCCTGCTGTCGGCCATCGACCGCACCCGCACCGGGGCCGGGGCGCGGCTCCTTGCCGGCCGGCTCGCGGCGCCGCTCACCGACCCCGCGGCGATCCGCGAGCGGCACGCCTCGGTCGGTTGGTTCGTCGATGCCGCGTCGCTGCGCCAGCGCCTGCGCGAGGCGCTGGCCGGCCTGCCGGACATCGAGCGGGCGCTGTCGCGGCTGTCGCTCGGACGTGGCGGGCCGCGCGATCTCGCCGCCATCCGCGACGGGCTGGACGCGGCCATGGCGGTCGGCGCGCTGCTCGGCGACGAACTGCCGCCGGAGCTGGCGGCGCACCGCCAGGCCCTCGCCGCGCTGCCCGGGGCGCTGCGGGACGAATTGTCGCAGATGCTGGCCGACCAGGTGCCGCTGCAGCGGCGCGACGGCGGCTTCGTGCGCGAGGGGGCGCTGCCGGCGCTCGACGAGGCGCGTACGCTGCGCGAGGACGCCCGCCGGGTGGTCGCCGAGCTGCAGGGCCGCTACGCCGCCGAGACCGGCATCCGCAACCTGCGGATCAAGCACAACAACGTCCTCGGCTATTTCATCGAGGTGGGCGACGCGCAGGGCCGCGCGCTGGTCGGGGTCGCAGACTTCGTGCATCGCCAGACCATGGCCTCGGCCATGCGGTTCTCCACCGCCGAGCTCGCCGAGCTGGAAAGCCGCATCGCCGGCGCCGCCGCCGAGGCGCTGCGGCTGGAACTCGAATGCTTCGACCGGCTGGCCGGCCAGGTCGACGCGGCGGCCGATACGCTCCGGCAGGGTGCCGCGGCGCTGGCGGTGATCGACGTCTCGGCCGCCCTTGCAGAACTCGCGGTCGCCGACGACTGGGTGGCGCCGGTGGTCGACGACAGCCTCGCCTTCTTCGTCGAGTGCGGCCGCCATCCGGTCGTCGAGGCCGCGCTGAAGGCCGGCAGCGGCCAGCCCTTCGTCGCCAATGACTGCGACCTGTCGCCGCCGGCCGATGGCGGCGCCGGGGCGATCTGGCTGATCACCGGTCCCAACATGGGCGGCAAGTCGACCTTCCTGCGCCAGAACGCCCTGATCGCGGTGCTGGCGCAGGTCGGCTCCTACGTCCCGGCCACCCGTGCCCATATCGGCGTCGTCGACCGGCTGTTCTCGCGGGTCGGGGCGTCGGACGATCTCGCCGAAGGCCGGTCGACCTTCATGGTGGAGATGGTCGAGACCGCCGCGATCCTCAACCAGGCGGGCGAGCGGGCGCTGGTCATCCTCGACGAGATCGGCCGCGGCACGGCGACCTATGACGGCCTGTCGATCGCCTTTGCCGCCGTCGAGCATCTGCACGAGGTCAATCGCTGCCGGGCGCTGTTCGCGACGCATTTCCACGAGATGACGGCGCTGGCCGCGCGCCTCTCGCGCATGCGCAACGCGACCATGCGGGTGAAGGAGTGGGAGGGCGACGTGGTCTTCCTGCACGAGGTCAAGCCGGGGGTCGCCGACCGCTCCTACGGCATCCAGGTTGCCAAGCTCGCCGGCCTGCCGCCTTCGGTGGTCGAGCGGGCGCGGCACGTGCTGGAGGAGCTGGAGAAGGGCGAGCAGGCGGGGCGGCGGACCGCGCTGGTCGACGACCTGCCGCTGTTCTCCGCGACGATGCGGCGCGCCGAGGCGCCGGCGCCGGTGGCGGCACCCGTCTCGGACGCGCTCGCGCGGCTCGATCCGGACGCGCTGTCGCCGCGCGAGGCCCTCGAGGCACTGTATCAGCTGAAAGCCTTGGCGGGTTCCGCCCCTCGCTGA
- a CDS encoding DUF1236 domain-containing protein, translated as MISRPVLLAVAFLALTAGTAPAQDSVNVLQFALSNPTDNAQIATPPSLGDSVPQSVALRQPDPNSSLAYFYYNGQPVIVDLKTRSVVRVGQ; from the coding sequence ATGATCTCGAGACCCGTTCTACTCGCCGTCGCCTTTCTGGCGCTCACGGCAGGGACCGCACCGGCACAGGACAGCGTCAACGTCCTGCAGTTTGCCCTGTCGAACCCCACCGACAACGCGCAGATCGCGACGCCACCGTCGCTGGGCGACTCCGTCCCGCAATCGGTGGCGCTGCGGCAGCCCGATCCCAATTCCTCGCTGGCCTATTTCTACTATAACGGCCAGCCGGTGATCGTCGATCTGAAGACCCGCAGCGTGGTGCGCGTCGGGCAGTAG
- a CDS encoding GNAT family N-acetyltransferase, whose protein sequence is MRFVPAKMRHLVRRFDPAAPVLGRIGQLEVRLARGPGEVKAAQQLRYRVFYQEMSAQPSKFQKMTRRDRDGFDRYCDHLLVIDQSRPGAIAERIVGTYRLMRGDAAALAGGFYTAQEFDIAPMLARHAGKRFLELGRSCVLKEYRGKRTVELLWQGIWSYVIAHRIDAMFGCASLAGTDPEALAARLAFLREHASAPEEWHVRALPDRGTFLPGAVQIADPRRALADLPPLLKGYLRIGGYIGEGAVVDHQFGTTDVLVVLPRERINPRYIGHYGADAGRFAA, encoded by the coding sequence ATGCGCTTCGTGCCGGCGAAGATGCGCCATCTGGTGCGGCGCTTCGACCCGGCGGCGCCGGTTCTCGGCCGCATCGGCCAGCTCGAGGTTCGGCTCGCCCGCGGCCCGGGCGAGGTCAAGGCGGCGCAGCAGCTGCGCTACCGGGTGTTCTACCAGGAGATGAGCGCGCAGCCGTCGAAGTTCCAGAAGATGACGCGGCGCGACCGCGACGGCTTCGACCGCTACTGCGACCACCTGCTGGTCATCGACCAGTCGCGACCCGGGGCGATCGCCGAGCGCATCGTCGGCACCTACCGGCTGATGCGCGGCGATGCGGCGGCGCTCGCCGGCGGCTTCTACACCGCCCAGGAATTCGACATCGCGCCGATGCTGGCGCGCCACGCCGGCAAGCGGTTCCTCGAACTCGGCCGCTCCTGCGTCCTCAAGGAATACCGCGGCAAGCGCACCGTCGAGCTCTTGTGGCAGGGCATCTGGAGCTACGTGATCGCGCACCGGATCGACGCGATGTTCGGCTGTGCCTCGCTCGCCGGCACCGATCCCGAGGCGCTCGCCGCGCGCCTGGCGTTCCTGCGCGAGCATGCGTCGGCGCCGGAGGAGTGGCATGTCCGGGCGCTGCCCGATCGCGGCACGTTCCTGCCCGGCGCGGTCCAGATCGCCGATCCGCGCCGCGCGCTCGCCGACCTGCCGCCGCTGCTCAAGGGCTACCTGCGGATCGGCGGCTATATCGGCGAAGGCGCGGTGGTCGACCACCAGTTCGGCACCACCGACGTCCTCGTCGTGCTGCCGCGGGAGCGGATCAATCCCCGCTATATCGGCCACTACGGCGCCGATGCCGGGCGTTTCGCCGCCTGA
- a CDS encoding MDR family oxidoreductase, translated as MSDTFKAILVSRDEAKQQSVAVVEMTPDQLMDGDVDIAVEATTVNYKDGLAITGKAPVVRRWPLIPGIDLAGTVITSSHPDWKPGDRVVLNGWGVGETHHGAYAGRARVSGDWLVPLPERFTAMDAMAIGTAGYTAMLSVLALERAGMTPERGPVVVTGAAGGVGSIAVALLAGLGWHVIASTGRTGEADWLRDLGAAEIIDRQELSEPGKPLAKERWAAGVDAVGSHTLANVLAATRYGGVVACCGLAQGMDLPASVAPFILRGVSLLGIDSVMAPRQRRLEAWSRLARDLDAGRLRAITTEIGFDAIIGAARDIVDGRIRGRVVVDMR; from the coding sequence ATGAGCGACACGTTCAAGGCGATACTGGTTTCTCGCGATGAGGCGAAGCAGCAATCCGTCGCAGTCGTCGAGATGACGCCGGACCAGCTGATGGACGGCGACGTCGACATCGCCGTCGAGGCGACCACGGTCAACTACAAGGACGGGCTGGCGATCACCGGCAAGGCGCCGGTGGTGCGGCGCTGGCCGCTGATCCCCGGCATCGACCTCGCCGGCACCGTCATCACGTCGTCGCATCCCGACTGGAAGCCCGGCGACCGCGTCGTCCTCAACGGCTGGGGCGTCGGCGAGACCCATCACGGCGCCTATGCCGGGCGGGCCCGGGTCAGCGGCGACTGGCTGGTACCGCTGCCGGAACGCTTCACGGCGATGGACGCCATGGCCATCGGCACCGCCGGCTATACCGCGATGCTCAGCGTCCTGGCGCTCGAGCGCGCCGGCATGACGCCCGAGCGGGGACCGGTCGTCGTCACCGGGGCGGCGGGCGGCGTCGGCTCCATCGCGGTGGCGCTGCTGGCCGGGCTCGGCTGGCACGTCATCGCCTCGACCGGCCGGACCGGCGAGGCCGACTGGCTGCGCGACCTCGGCGCCGCCGAGATCATCGACCGCCAGGAACTGTCCGAGCCCGGCAAGCCGCTCGCCAAGGAACGCTGGGCGGCGGGCGTCGATGCGGTGGGCAGCCACACGCTCGCCAACGTGCTCGCCGCGACCCGCTATGGCGGCGTCGTCGCCTGCTGCGGCCTGGCCCAGGGCATGGACCTGCCGGCGAGCGTCGCGCCCTTCATCCTGCGCGGCGTCTCGCTGCTCGGCATCGATTCGGTGATGGCCCCGAGGCAGCGGCGGCTCGAGGCCTGGAGCCGGCTTGCCCGCGACCTCGACGCCGGCAGGCTGCGCGCCATCACCACCGAGATCGGCTTCGACGCGATCATCGGCGCGGCGCGGGACATCGTCGACGGCAGGATTCGCGGCCGGGTCGTCGTCGACATGCGGTGA
- the lspA gene encoding signal peptidase II — MTRRLLVSGLLIVLVSVLADQAIKALVVATMGLGEAIEILPFLALYHARNTGIAFSMFSGLSDVSLSLIAGIVLVVVLYLWFKTPAERRLTHFGLAIIVGGAIGNLIDRVSLGYVVDYIYFHTPVWDFAVFNLADALISVGAVIILVDEFFLAPRDARRARRADGAASGD, encoded by the coding sequence GTGACTCGCCGGCTGCTCGTCTCCGGACTCCTGATCGTCCTCGTCTCGGTCCTCGCCGACCAGGCAATCAAGGCGCTGGTCGTCGCCACCATGGGCCTCGGCGAGGCGATCGAGATCCTGCCCTTCCTGGCGCTCTACCATGCCCGCAACACCGGCATCGCCTTCTCGATGTTCTCCGGCCTCAGCGACGTCAGCCTGTCGCTGATCGCCGGCATCGTGCTCGTCGTCGTCCTGTATCTCTGGTTCAAGACCCCGGCCGAACGCCGGCTGACGCATTTCGGTCTCGCCATCATCGTCGGCGGCGCCATCGGCAACCTCATCGACCGCGTCAGCCTCGGCTATGTCGTCGACTACATCTATTTCCACACGCCGGTCTGGGACTTCGCGGTGTTCAACCTCGCCGATGCCCTGATCAGCGTCGGCGCGGTGATCATCCTCGTCGACGAGTTCTTCCTGGCGCCGAGGGACGCGCGGCGCGCCCGCCGGGCCGATGGCGCCGCCTCCGGCGATTGA
- a CDS encoding RNA methyltransferase translates to MSDKPPTDGRTRLPPTSAPGRVKEVSSVSNPIVKDIRSLAQKRHREETGLFLAEGLKLVVDALDAGWQIQTLVIAKSAAGHELLERTAARTVALGADVLEANNKVLEAITRRDNPQSAVGVFKRRVTPLARLEAGKGDVIVALDRVRDPGNLGTVLRTADAVGAKGVIVVGDSVDPFSLETVRATMGSIFSVPLARVSEAEFLEWRGRFRGLVVGTHMEGTVDYRSPKYDAQPTLLVMGNEQAGLTEALAKACDVLVRIPQSGRADSLNLAIATGVMLFEARRGSLSL, encoded by the coding sequence ATGTCTGACAAGCCCCCCACGGACGGCCGGACCCGGCTGCCGCCCACCAGCGCACCCGGCCGGGTCAAGGAGGTCTCCAGCGTCTCCAACCCGATCGTCAAGGACATCCGGTCGCTGGCGCAGAAGCGCCATCGCGAGGAGACCGGGCTGTTTCTCGCCGAGGGGCTGAAGCTCGTCGTCGACGCGCTCGACGCCGGCTGGCAGATCCAGACGCTGGTCATCGCCAAGTCCGCCGCCGGCCACGAATTGCTGGAGCGCACCGCCGCCCGCACCGTGGCGCTTGGCGCCGACGTGCTGGAGGCCAACAACAAGGTGCTGGAGGCGATCACCCGGCGCGACAACCCGCAGAGCGCCGTCGGCGTGTTCAAGCGCCGGGTGACGCCGCTCGCCCGTCTCGAGGCCGGCAAGGGCGACGTCATCGTCGCGCTCGACCGGGTGCGCGATCCCGGCAATCTCGGGACCGTGCTCCGGACCGCCGACGCCGTCGGCGCCAAGGGCGTGATCGTCGTCGGTGACAGCGTCGACCCGTTCTCGCTGGAGACCGTGCGCGCCACCATGGGCTCGATCTTCTCGGTGCCGCTGGCGCGGGTGAGCGAGGCGGAGTTCCTGGAATGGCGCGGCCGCTTCCGCGGCCTCGTCGTCGGCACCCACATGGAGGGCACAGTCGACTACCGCAGCCCGAAATACGACGCCCAGCCGACCCTGCTGGTGATGGGCAACGAGCAGGCCGGGCTCACCGAGGCGCTGGCCAAGGCCTGCGACGTGCTGGTGCGCATCCCCCAGTCCGGCCGCGCCGACAGCCTCAACCTCGCCATCGCCACCGGGGTGATGCTGTTCGAGGCACGGCGCGGGAGCCTCAGCCTGTGA